In a genomic window of uncultured Flavobacterium sp.:
- a CDS encoding MBL fold metallo-hydrolase, with protein MQLPQFGENPSGKRLVEIEKSAHFKNDRFNNLVERPTLSEGYTMLGELYNVVFKEYPRREPKDSLPSIKTDLKNIPLDSNALVWFGHSSVFMQLEGKKILIDPVFSGKASPLPWGVRAYKGSDIYTVADLPEIDYLFISHDHYDHLDYETIIGLKDKVKHVVCGLGVGAHFERWGYKPKQIIEKDWNQKIELDHNFTIFTESSHHESGRGFVRGKTLWMSYLIQTPSLKIYISGDGGFDDRFKKIGEKFGPIDWAILECGQYDKAWQSVHNLPEEVAQAALDLGAKNMIPVHNSKFTLGKHAWDEPLKKITQLSLNKPYRLVTPMIGQEVDLNNNQQQFKRWWENVN; from the coding sequence ACGACTTGTTGAAATCGAAAAATCGGCTCATTTTAAAAATGACAGATTCAATAATTTAGTCGAAAGACCAACATTATCAGAGGGATATACAATGTTAGGCGAATTATACAATGTCGTTTTTAAAGAATATCCAAGAAGAGAACCGAAAGATTCTTTGCCATCTATAAAAACAGATTTGAAAAATATTCCGCTTGATTCAAATGCACTGGTTTGGTTTGGACATTCGTCGGTTTTCATGCAGCTTGAAGGCAAAAAAATCCTGATTGATCCTGTTTTTAGCGGTAAAGCATCGCCATTACCTTGGGGAGTTCGCGCCTATAAAGGAAGCGATATTTATACTGTTGCCGATTTGCCTGAAATTGATTATTTATTCATTTCTCACGATCATTACGATCATTTAGATTATGAAACTATTATTGGCTTAAAAGACAAAGTAAAACATGTTGTTTGCGGACTTGGAGTAGGAGCACATTTTGAACGTTGGGGTTATAAACCAAAGCAAATAATCGAGAAAGATTGGAATCAAAAAATCGAATTAGATCATAACTTTACTATTTTTACAGAATCATCACATCATGAATCGGGTAGGGGATTTGTGCGTGGTAAAACCTTGTGGATGTCTTATTTGATTCAAACTCCAAGCTTAAAAATTTACATTAGCGGAGACGGAGGTTTTGATGACCGATTTAAAAAAATTGGTGAGAAATTTGGACCAATTGATTGGGCGATTTTAGAATGTGGTCAATACGACAAAGCGTGGCAATCTGTTCATAATTTGCCCGAAGAAGTTGCGCAAGCAGCCCTAGATTTAGGTGCAAAAAACATGATTCCGGTGCATAATTCAAAATTTACTTTAGGAAAACATGCTTGGGACGAACCTTTGAAAAAAATTACACAATTGTCTCTAAATAAACCTTATCGATTAGTGACGCCAATGATTGGTCAGGAAGTAGATCTGAACAATAATCAGCAGCAATTTAAGCGTTGGTGGGAAAATGTCAATTAA
- a CDS encoding AraC family transcriptional regulator — MKITEIKSCYIGPEISPEQFIAEHFFLYLAKGTVHGYDGNKNYTLKSGDYCIVRKNYLARYNKEKENEEFEKVVVVLDEQFLKKIKDRHQIQVSNSKPTEAFITFEKNDLIPNFIQSLSPYYNQTGDIDDTFSDIKREELVFILLKLKPELATIFFDFTVPEKINLEKFMLHNYKFNVSLERFAYLTGRSLSSFKRDFVKIFNTTPSHWLTQKRLEEAYFLIEKKDKKPSDIYLDLGFEDLSHFSFAFKKLFGFAPKKLMEQK; from the coding sequence ATGAAAATTACAGAAATAAAATCATGTTATATCGGGCCTGAGATTTCGCCAGAGCAATTCATCGCTGAACATTTCTTTTTGTATCTCGCAAAAGGTACTGTTCATGGTTACGACGGCAATAAAAATTACACCTTAAAATCAGGAGATTATTGTATTGTGCGCAAAAACTATCTCGCCAGATATAACAAAGAAAAAGAGAATGAAGAATTCGAAAAAGTAGTTGTAGTTCTCGATGAACAATTTCTAAAAAAGATCAAAGACAGACATCAAATACAGGTTTCAAATTCTAAACCAACAGAAGCTTTTATAACATTCGAAAAGAATGATTTAATTCCAAATTTCATTCAGTCCTTGTCGCCTTATTATAATCAAACGGGCGATATAGACGATACATTTTCGGATATAAAGAGAGAAGAATTAGTTTTTATTCTGCTAAAGCTAAAACCAGAATTAGCTACAATTTTCTTTGATTTTACTGTTCCTGAGAAAATTAATCTAGAGAAATTCATGCTTCACAATTACAAATTCAACGTGAGTTTAGAACGTTTTGCGTATTTAACTGGCAGAAGTCTATCTTCTTTTAAAAGGGATTTTGTCAAAATATTCAATACAACACCAAGTCATTGGTTAACACAAAAACGATTGGAAGAAGCTTATTTTCTAATTGAGAAAAAAGACAAAAAACCTTCCGATATTTATCTTGATTTAGGCTTTGAAGATTTGTCTCATTTTTCGTTTGCTTTTAAAAAGTTATTTGGTTTTGCACCAAAAAAACTAATGGAACAGAAGTAA